The following proteins are co-located in the Doryrhamphus excisus isolate RoL2022-K1 chromosome 3, RoL_Dexc_1.0, whole genome shotgun sequence genome:
- the LOC131125202 gene encoding prostaglandin reductase 1-like gives MVQAKRWILTKHFEGFPKESNFQLQVEELPEPKDGEVLLEALFLSVDPYMRPFSRVRMKEGDVMIGTQVAKVIQSKNAAFPAGVHVVGRSGWRSHTISDGSDLTPVMPDWPKDVSLSLALGMIGMPGLTALYGIEEVLGLKAGETLLVNAAAGAVGSVVGQIAKIKGCKVVGSAGSDAKVAFLKELGFDEAFNYKTVASLEEALRKAAPEGYDCFFENVGGPFSSVALSQMNDFGRIAVCGSISTYNDTQPQTGPFPHMTMIFKQLKMEGFMQSRWNTKHPESLRRLMGWLKEGKLQNREHITKGFENMPAAFMGMLQGENTGKAIVAV, from the exons ATGGTTCAAGCTAAGAGGTGGATCCTTACCAAACATTTTGAAGGCTTCCCCAAGGAAAGCAACTTTCAGCTCCAAGTGGAGGAGCTCCCAGAGCCTAAAGATGGAG AGGTGCTTTTGGAAGCATTGTTTCTGAGTGTCGACCCTTACATGAG GCCCTTCAGCCGCGTCCGCATGAAAGAAGGAGATGTAATGATCGGAACTCAAGTCGCAAA AGTGATCCAAAGCAAAAATGCAGCGTTTCCAGCTGGGGTGCATGTGGTTGGCCGTAGTGGATGGAGAAGCCATACGATCTCTGATGGTTCCGACCTCACCCCCGTCATGCCTGACTGGCCTAAGGATGTCTCACTGTCCCTGGCTCTGGGCATGATCGGCATGCCTGG GCTGACAGCTCTGTATGGAATCGAAGAAGTCTTAGGACTGAAGGCGGGCGAGACCCTGCTGGTGAACGCAGCAGCGGGGGCGGTGGGCTCTGTGGTCGGACAGATTGCAAAGATTAAAGGCTGCAAAGTGGTGGGCTCGGCGGGGTCTGATGCCAAGGTGGCTTTCCTCAAAGAGCTGGGCTTTGACGAGGCCTTCAACTACAAAACGGTGGCCTCCTTGGAAGAGGCTCTGAGGAAGGCTGCTCCGGAAGGATACGATtgcttttttgaaaat GTGGGAGGCCCCTTCTCAAGTGTGGCCCTATCACAGATGAACGATTTTGGAAGAATAGCTGTGTGTGGAAGTATATCCACATACAATGACACCCAGCCGCAGACAG GCCCATTTCCACACATGACCATGATTTTCAAGCAGCTCAAGATGGAGGGTTTCATGCAAAGCAGATGGAATACAAAACATCCAGAGTCCCTCAGGAGGCTGATGGGATGGCTGAAAGAG GGCAAGCTGCAGAATCGGGAGCACATCACAAAGGGATTCGAAAACATGCCGGCTGCTTTTATGGGGATGCTGCAAGGAGAAAACACCGGAAAGGCGATTGTGGCAGTCTAA
- the txn gene encoding thioredoxin — translation MVREIKNLEEFNSLLKTAGDKLVVVDFTATWCGPCKMIGPVFEAESQKPENANVIFVKVDVDEADDVSSSCGINCMPTFHFYKNGKKVFEFSGANKETLIEKLQSFRS, via the exons ATGGTTCGAGAAATTAAGAACTTG GAGGAATTCAACTCCCTACTGAAGACCGCTGGAGACAAGCTTGTGGTTGTGGACTTCACAGCCACATGGTGTGGACCGTGCAAAATGATTGGACCAGTTTTTGAA GCGGAATCCCAAAAGCCGGAAAACGCGAATGTGATTTTTGTCAAAGTCGACGTGGATGAGGCTGAT GATGTGAGCAGTAGCTGCGGCATCAACTGCATGCCCACATTCCACTtttacaaaaatggcaaaaag GTGTTTGAATTCTCCGGGGCAAACAAAGAGACACTGATTGAAAAGCTGCAGAGTTTtagatcttaa